One window of Vespa velutina chromosome 2, iVesVel2.1, whole genome shotgun sequence genomic DNA carries:
- the LOC124946364 gene encoding AP-1 complex subunit sigma-2 isoform X1 codes for MMQFMLLFSRQGKLRLQKWYVAHPDKLKKKITRELITTILARKPKMSSFLEWKDVKVVYKRYASLYFCCAIEQNDNELLTLEIIHRYVELLDKYFGSVCELDIIFNYEKAYFILDELLVGGEIQETSKKNVLKAIAAQDLLQEEETPQGFFEDHGLG; via the exons ATG ATGCAATTTATGTTATTGTTCAGTCGTCAAGGGAAGTTGCGCTTGCAAAAGTGGTATGTTGCACATCCAGAtaaattgaagaagaagatcacGAGAGAATTAATTACTACAATACTTGCGAGAAAACCAAAAATGTCAAGCTTTTTAGAATGGAAAGACGTTAAAGTCGTTTATAAAAG atacGCGAGTTTGTATTTCTGTTGCGCTATAGAGCAGAACGACAATGAATTGCTTACCCTTGAAATTATACACCGTTACGTCGAGTTATTGGATAAATACTTTGGCAGT gTATGCGAGTTGgatataatctttaattatgaaaaagcatattttatattggacGAATTACTAGTTGGCGGTGAGATACAGGAAACAAGCAAGAAGAATGTGTTGAAAGCCATTGCAGCTCAGGATTTACTACAGGAG GAGGAAACCCCTCAAGGATTTTTCGAAGATCACGGATtgggataa
- the LOC124946364 gene encoding AP-1 complex subunit sigma-2 isoform X2, producing the protein MMQFMLLFSRQGKLRLQKWYVAHPDKLKKKITRELITTILARKPKMSSFLEWKDVKVVYKRYASLYFCCAIEQNDNELLTLEIIHRYVELLDKYFGSVCELDIIFNYEKAYFILDELLVGGEIQETSKKNVLKAIAAQDLLQEDEAVEGALREIGLL; encoded by the exons ATG ATGCAATTTATGTTATTGTTCAGTCGTCAAGGGAAGTTGCGCTTGCAAAAGTGGTATGTTGCACATCCAGAtaaattgaagaagaagatcacGAGAGAATTAATTACTACAATACTTGCGAGAAAACCAAAAATGTCAAGCTTTTTAGAATGGAAAGACGTTAAAGTCGTTTATAAAAG atacGCGAGTTTGTATTTCTGTTGCGCTATAGAGCAGAACGACAATGAATTGCTTACCCTTGAAATTATACACCGTTACGTCGAGTTATTGGATAAATACTTTGGCAGT gTATGCGAGTTGgatataatctttaattatgaaaaagcatattttatattggacGAATTACTAGTTGGCGGTGAGATACAGGAAACAAGCAAGAAGAATGTGTTGAAAGCCATTGCAGCTCAGGATTTACTACAGGAG GATGAAGCTGTGGAAGGTGCTCTGCGGGAGATAGGGCTTTTATAG
- the LOC124946359 gene encoding brahma-associated protein of 60 kDa isoform X1, which yields MAQRFPVPNTGNNGPPPQRYPPSSVPPNLRQYSGPNFPMQQRSGFTPPPQMSNAAPGPGGIMRPNQPYTNMRQGPMPTPPVGKRSADQRIPLSQQKPYFWNSDFSHSTSKKKKKLADKILPQKVRDLVPESQAYMDLLAFERKLDATIMRKRLDIQEALKRPMKQKRKLRIFISNTFYPAKEAAEGEEGSVASWELRVEGRLLDDTKNDPNKVKRKFSSFFKSLVIELDKDLYGPDNHLVEWHRTLTTQETDGFQVKRPGDKNVRCTILLLLDYQPLQFKLDSRLARLLGVHTQTRPVIISALWQYIKTHKLQDSHEREFINCDKYLEQIFACPRMKFAEIPQRLNPLLHPPDPIVINHVISVEGTETKQTACYDIEVEVDDTLKTQMNNFLLSTASQQEIQSLDNKIHETVETINQLKTNREFFLSFAKDPQQFINKWIISQTRDLKTMTDVVGNPEEERRAEFYYQPWAQEAVCRYFYTKVQQKRAELEQALGIRNS from the exons atggcgCAAAGATTTCCTGTCCCAAATACAGGAAACAATGGTCCTCCTCCACAACGATATCCTCCTTCGTCTGTACCACCAAATTTGCGCCAATATTCAGGACCAAATTTTCCA ATGCAACAAAGATCTGGATTTACACCTCCGCCACAAATGAGTAATGCTGCGCCAGGACCAGGAGGAATAATGAGACCTAATCAGCCGTATACCAATATGCGTCAAGGTCCAATGCCAACGCCTCCTGTTGGTAAAAGGAGTGCTGATCAAAGAATACCTTTGTCACAGCAAAAACC GTATTTTTGGAACAGTGACTTTTCACATTCCACatccaagaagaaaaagaaacttgctGACAAGATATTACCTCAAAAAGTACGAGATTTGGTGCCAGAATCCCAGGCTTATATGGATTTGCTTGCGTTTGAAAGGAAGTTAGATGCAACTATAATGCGTAAACGTCTTGACATACAAGAAGCCTTGAAACGTCCAATGAAACAGAAACGAAAGttacgtatttttatttccaatacATTTTATCCAGCCAAAGAAGCAGCAGAGGGAGAGGAGGGTTCGGTTGCTTCTTGGGAACTAAGAGTTGAAGGCAGATTATTAGATGATACTAAAAATGATCCTAATAAG gtgaaaagaaaattttcgtccttttttaaAAGCCTAGTTATTGAATTAGATAAAGATTTGTATGGACCAGATAATCACTTAGTTGAATGGCATCGTACATTAACTACACAAGAAACTGATGGATTTCAAGTAAAAAGACCAGGAGACAAAAATGTTCGTTGTACCATTCTTTTACTTCTCGATTATCAGCCTTTGCag TTCAAATTAGATTCACGACTTGCACGATTGTTAGGTGTACATACACAAACTCGACCTGTTATTATTTCAGCACTTTGGCAGTATATAAAAACTCATAAACTTCAAGACAGTCATGAACgtgaatttataaattgtgACAAATATTTGGAACAAATCTTTGCCTGTCCCAGAATGAAATTTGCTGAAATACCGCAAAGATTAAATCCATTATTGCACCCACCCGATCCAATTGTGATTAATCATGTCATTAGCGTAGAGG gCACAGAAACAAAGCAAACTGCATGTTATGATATAGAAGTCGAGGTCGATGATACATTGAAAACgcaaatgaataattttctattatcaacTGCAAGTCAACAGGAAATACAAAGTCTAGACAACAAGATACACGAAACCGTTGAaacaattaatcaattaaaaacgaaTCGTGAATTTTTCTTAAGCTTTGCGAAAGATCCTCaacaatttattaacaaatggATTATATCACAAACGAGAGACTTAAAAACAATGACGGATGTCGTTGGAAATCCAGAGGAAGAACGCAGAgctgaattttattatcaacctTGGGCACAAGAAGCTGTCTGCCGTTACTTTTATACTAAAGTCCAACAAAAACGAGCTGAGTTAGAACAAGCTCTTGGCATACGAAATtcataa
- the LOC124946364 gene encoding AP-1 complex subunit sigma-2 isoform X3 has product MQFMLLFSRQGKLRLQKWYVAHPDKLKKKITRELITTILARKPKMSSFLEWKDVKVVYKRYASLYFCCAIEQNDNELLTLEIIHRYVELLDKYFGSVCELDIIFNYEKAYFILDELLVGGEIQETSKKNVLKAIAAQDLLQEEETPQGFFEDHGLG; this is encoded by the exons ATGCAATTTATGTTATTGTTCAGTCGTCAAGGGAAGTTGCGCTTGCAAAAGTGGTATGTTGCACATCCAGAtaaattgaagaagaagatcacGAGAGAATTAATTACTACAATACTTGCGAGAAAACCAAAAATGTCAAGCTTTTTAGAATGGAAAGACGTTAAAGTCGTTTATAAAAG atacGCGAGTTTGTATTTCTGTTGCGCTATAGAGCAGAACGACAATGAATTGCTTACCCTTGAAATTATACACCGTTACGTCGAGTTATTGGATAAATACTTTGGCAGT gTATGCGAGTTGgatataatctttaattatgaaaaagcatattttatattggacGAATTACTAGTTGGCGGTGAGATACAGGAAACAAGCAAGAAGAATGTGTTGAAAGCCATTGCAGCTCAGGATTTACTACAGGAG GAGGAAACCCCTCAAGGATTTTTCGAAGATCACGGATtgggataa
- the LOC124946359 gene encoding brahma-associated protein of 60 kDa isoform X2 — protein sequence MAQRFPVPNTGNNGPPPQRYPPSSVPPNLRQYSGPNFPMQQRSGFTPPPQMSNAAPGPGGIMRPNQPYTNMRQGPMPTPPVGKRSADQRIPLSQQKPDFSHSTSKKKKKLADKILPQKVRDLVPESQAYMDLLAFERKLDATIMRKRLDIQEALKRPMKQKRKLRIFISNTFYPAKEAAEGEEGSVASWELRVEGRLLDDTKNDPNKVKRKFSSFFKSLVIELDKDLYGPDNHLVEWHRTLTTQETDGFQVKRPGDKNVRCTILLLLDYQPLQFKLDSRLARLLGVHTQTRPVIISALWQYIKTHKLQDSHEREFINCDKYLEQIFACPRMKFAEIPQRLNPLLHPPDPIVINHVISVEGTETKQTACYDIEVEVDDTLKTQMNNFLLSTASQQEIQSLDNKIHETVETINQLKTNREFFLSFAKDPQQFINKWIISQTRDLKTMTDVVGNPEEERRAEFYYQPWAQEAVCRYFYTKVQQKRAELEQALGIRNS from the exons atggcgCAAAGATTTCCTGTCCCAAATACAGGAAACAATGGTCCTCCTCCACAACGATATCCTCCTTCGTCTGTACCACCAAATTTGCGCCAATATTCAGGACCAAATTTTCCA ATGCAACAAAGATCTGGATTTACACCTCCGCCACAAATGAGTAATGCTGCGCCAGGACCAGGAGGAATAATGAGACCTAATCAGCCGTATACCAATATGCGTCAAGGTCCAATGCCAACGCCTCCTGTTGGTAAAAGGAGTGCTGATCAAAGAATACCTTTGTCACAGCAAAAACC TGACTTTTCACATTCCACatccaagaagaaaaagaaacttgctGACAAGATATTACCTCAAAAAGTACGAGATTTGGTGCCAGAATCCCAGGCTTATATGGATTTGCTTGCGTTTGAAAGGAAGTTAGATGCAACTATAATGCGTAAACGTCTTGACATACAAGAAGCCTTGAAACGTCCAATGAAACAGAAACGAAAGttacgtatttttatttccaatacATTTTATCCAGCCAAAGAAGCAGCAGAGGGAGAGGAGGGTTCGGTTGCTTCTTGGGAACTAAGAGTTGAAGGCAGATTATTAGATGATACTAAAAATGATCCTAATAAG gtgaaaagaaaattttcgtccttttttaaAAGCCTAGTTATTGAATTAGATAAAGATTTGTATGGACCAGATAATCACTTAGTTGAATGGCATCGTACATTAACTACACAAGAAACTGATGGATTTCAAGTAAAAAGACCAGGAGACAAAAATGTTCGTTGTACCATTCTTTTACTTCTCGATTATCAGCCTTTGCag TTCAAATTAGATTCACGACTTGCACGATTGTTAGGTGTACATACACAAACTCGACCTGTTATTATTTCAGCACTTTGGCAGTATATAAAAACTCATAAACTTCAAGACAGTCATGAACgtgaatttataaattgtgACAAATATTTGGAACAAATCTTTGCCTGTCCCAGAATGAAATTTGCTGAAATACCGCAAAGATTAAATCCATTATTGCACCCACCCGATCCAATTGTGATTAATCATGTCATTAGCGTAGAGG gCACAGAAACAAAGCAAACTGCATGTTATGATATAGAAGTCGAGGTCGATGATACATTGAAAACgcaaatgaataattttctattatcaacTGCAAGTCAACAGGAAATACAAAGTCTAGACAACAAGATACACGAAACCGTTGAaacaattaatcaattaaaaacgaaTCGTGAATTTTTCTTAAGCTTTGCGAAAGATCCTCaacaatttattaacaaatggATTATATCACAAACGAGAGACTTAAAAACAATGACGGATGTCGTTGGAAATCCAGAGGAAGAACGCAGAgctgaattttattatcaacctTGGGCACAAGAAGCTGTCTGCCGTTACTTTTATACTAAAGTCCAACAAAAACGAGCTGAGTTAGAACAAGCTCTTGGCATACGAAATtcataa
- the LOC124946353 gene encoding neprilysin-4-like isoform X8, with protein MRGNNTSQYNDDDFFSDGGPCPPCRLAINEETGRLKWCTEGDDTWRFRVRLMLLIPAVLLPITIIFIALSRSQITDKLPHRRTFSAIRNSQEQTKNNFVENYNTLLRSSESKEIQHSVDGNEDEDEIRISEIQTSYVPPNVHFLIQSSKRRKRHTDAETTVEKRNDYSGIKSIDEIRDKILPKEKVVRSSRLILTQIASGVTQKTTTGTSNDETDYFLLDYNPELEFDEPYAYSDIQDYEDYSKLVLPFLIFILRSRSVSNRILRSSFFVLRSSFCILRSTRREVKTEHMVTEEKEQLDFGPLNQRYRNVKDKTNERSQDRLIDHTERISTYSVSIGNAYGRWPVPDHQDKDAPASAFHAFWKDEGNAKSIREAQARIMLEYMDKTANPCQDFYQYACGNWEKRNPIPKDKAAYDTFEMLRESLDIVLKELLEDKVPHNVRLNTDDATVKAKYHFQSCMNYEILEQRMEQPVLKLLEELGGWPILKSDWNADKFDWLLLVAQLRLYNNNILISEWVGPDIKNSDQYVIQFDQTSLGLPTRDYFLQPSNMIYLNAYKDYFIKIVTLLGASLQNATVHANQLIEFETKLAKITFSPDERRNISELYQKMSIGELCSIVPQIDWRKYLSIVLARPVNSSEPVVVFALQYIQDLVNLLSKTEPRTIANYLLWRFVRHRVNNLDDRFQEAKQKFYYILFGIEQAPPRWKNCVSQVNANMGIAVGSMFVRKYFDEKSKNDTLSMTREIQESFRTLLNQTTWIDNETKRLASEKVNAMLLRIGYPDFILQPHLLNERYKDVVIHPDKYFENTLNILQHLTRVEQDRLGSSVNKTLWNTAPAVVNAYYSRYKNQINTFQRA; from the exons atgaGGGGAAACAATACGAGCCaatacaacgacgacgatttcTTCAGCGACGGTGGCCCTTGCCCACCTTGTCGACTTGCGATTAACGAGGAAACCGGTAGACTAAA atgGTGCACAGAAGGCGACGATACTTGGCGATTTCGCGTCAGACTAATGCTACTGATTCCTGCGGTTTTATTGCCAATCACTATAATTTTCATTGCTTTATCGCGATCGCAAATCACCGATAAATTACCCCATCGTCGTACATTTAGCGCTATTCGCAATTCTCAAGAACAAACTAAGAataatttcgttgaaaattataatacctTGCTCCGATCATCCGAGAGCAAAGAAATACAGCACTCTGTCGATGggaatgaagatgaagatgaaattCGTATCTCCGAAATTCAAACAAGTTACGTACCGCCAAacgttcattttttaatacaatccTCGAAACGACGGAAGAGGCATACGGATgcg GAAACAACGGtcgaaaaaaggaacgattaCAGCGGTATCAAATCGATCGACGAAATACGCGACAAAATTCTGCCTAAGGAGAAAGTAGTC CGAAGTTCGAGATTGATTTTAACACAGATAGCTAGTGGCGTCACTCAGAAAACGACTACAGGTACGTCGAACGACGAAACGGATTATTTTCTACTCGATTATAATCCAGAATTAGAATTCGATGAGCCCTACGCATACAGCGATATACAGGATTACGAAGACTACTCGAAGTTGGTACtcccttttctcattttcatcCTACGTTCACGTAGCGTTTCTAATCGCATTCTGCGTTCTTCGTTCTTCGTTCTTCGTTCTTCGTTCTGCATTCTGCGTTCTACGCGTAGAGAGGTAAAGACGGAGCACATGGTTacggaagaaaaagagcaatTAGATTTTGGGCCATTGAATCAAAGATATCGAAACGTTAAGGATAAGACGAATGAACGATCGCAAGACCGGCTAATTGATCATACCGAGCGGATTAGCACTTATTCCGTTTCCATTGGCAACGCCTACGGACGATGGCCTGTACCCGATCACCAGGATAAAGACGCCCCAGCATCGGCTTTCCATGCATTTTGGAAAGACGAAGGAAACGCGAAAAGCATCAGAGAGGCTCAAG CAAGGATAATGTTAGAATACATGGATAAGACTGCCAATCCGTGTCAAGATTTTTATCAGTATGCTTGTGGAAACTGGGAGAAACGTAATCCCATTCCAAAGGATAAGGCGGCCTACGACACCTTCGAGATGTTAAGAGAATCATTAGATATTGTTTTGAAAGAATTATTGGAGGATAAAGTTCCGCATAACGTCAGATTAAATACTGACGACGCAACGGTCAAAGCGAAGTATCATTTTCAGAGTTGTATGAATTACG AGATCTTGGAGCAACGTATGGAACAGCCGGTGCTAAAACTTTTAGAGGAACTCGGCGGGTGGCCAATTTTAAAGTCCGATTGGAATGCCGATAAGTTCGACTGGTTGCTTTTGGTCGCACAGTTGCgtctgtataataataatatccttaTTTCCGAATGGGTTGGACCGGACATTAAAAATAGTGACCAATATGTTATACAA TTCGATCAAACGTCCCTTGGTCTCCCTACAAGAGACTATTTTCTTCAGCCATCTAATATGATTTATCTGAACgcatataaagattatttcattaaaatagtAACCCTTCTTGGTGCTTCTTTGCAAAATGCCACAGTTCATGCAAATCAACTGATAGAATTCGAAACGAAGCTCGCGAAg ATAACATTTTCACCCGACGAAAGACGGAACATTTCAGAACTTTATCAGAAAATGAGCATTGGTGAATTGTGTTCGATTGTGCCTCAAATCGATTGGCGTAAATACCTTTCGATCGTTTTAGCACGTCCCGTAAATAGTTCTGAACCGGTTGTCGTATTTGCCCTACAATATATTCAAGATTTGGTAAATTTACTCTCAAAAACTGAACCCAG aACTATAgcaaattatcttttatgGAGATTCGTACGTCACAGAGTGAACAATTTAGATGATCGATTTCAAGAAGCTAAACAAAAGTTTTATTACATTCTCTTTGGGATAGAACAAGCCCCTCCTAGATGGAAGAATTGTGTATCACAGGTCAATGCCAATATGGGTATAGCCGTTGGTTCCATgttcgttcgaaaatattttgatgaaAAGAGTAAGAATGAT ACGCTATCCATGACACGAGAGATACAAGAATCATTTAGGACATTATTGAATCAAACTACTTGGATTGACAACGAGACGAAACGATTAGCCAGCGAAAAAGTAAATGCTATGCTTTTAAGAATCGGCTATCCCGACTTTATCCTACAGCcacatttattaaatgaacgTTATAAGGAT GTCGTAATCCATCCGGATAAATACTTTGAGAatacgttaaatattttacaacatTTGACAAGAGTGGAACAAGATCGTCTTGGTAGTTCGGTTAATAAGACTTTGTGGAATACCGCGCCTGCAGTTGTCAACGCTTATTACAGTCGCTACAAAAATCAGATAA ATACTTTCCAAAGAGCTTGA
- the LOC124946355 gene encoding LOW QUALITY PROTEIN: exosome complex exonuclease RRP44-like (The sequence of the model RefSeq protein was modified relative to this genomic sequence to represent the inferred CDS: deleted 1 base in 1 codon) has protein sequence MLATKVFFRKTKGGNIYKTVREHYLRDDIWCGSKLCKQNSNHCKQKNRECILDDEDSSAKSALFSLSYYLLLDTNIILDQIDILSENVFYNVIILQTVLEEVRHKSPSVYKRLKEIIADVRRRFYIFVNEHHKETYVERVPGENINDRNDRAIRVATNWYNKHLNVDGQKILIVLLTDDLENKKKAAQENIPVFSMEEYVRSLENSSFLLDKLSKKNFIFETEGQEFFPCHLSPSELHYGIKNGKFFQGTFSVSKENFLEGSVNVDGIEKLILVQGRMGLNRAIDGDIVAIELLPEDQWSTPSDIVLQDEDETDILDDEKELNDPCIVKETERTPTGKIVGIIRRKWRQYCGILQPSIIQGNVKHLFVPAERRIPKVRIETRQSELLSKQRIIVAIDSWPRNSRYPLGHFVRALGNIGDKETENEVLLLEYDVPHSRFSDVVLSFLPKMPWTIPENVIAEREDFRHLDICSVDPPGCTDIDDALHCRLLSNGNYEVGVHIADVSYFIKPGTALDKEAALRGTTVYLVDKRISMIPELLSNNLCSLRENEDRLTFSCIWEMDSYANIISTRFCKSVICSRRAMTYEEAQIKIDDVNQNDVLAESLRTLNNFAKKLKKKRMDKGALTLASPEIYLREDNETHEPIDVQVKKLRDTNFMIEEFMLLANISVAQKIITEFPECAMLRRHPEPPQKNFEPLIKAGKNQGFVMNTNSGKELAESLDKAQKEDNPYFNTMLRILTTRCLMQAVYFISGMHQQNEFYHYGLATPIYTHFTSPIRRYADIIVHRLLAISIGADVTCSELLDKQQSHALCYNLNYRNRMAQYAGRASIALNIHLFFREKVKDEEGYILFVRKNALQVLIPKYGLEGTLYLNKTEASVTFTYNREDHSQSYGNIIFRTFDLIVVQLSLDRSNVQHEKLIFKLVKPEIPGFSVPPITTQLVESSASSTMKVNVVGTMEKRKSDKILTESSNINKKKHKRRKKN, from the exons ATGTTGGCGACAAAGGTCTTTTTTAGGAAGACTAAAGgtggaaatatttataag aCTGTTAGGGAACATTACTTGCGGGATGATATTTGGTGTGGCTCAAAGCTTTGCAAACAGAATTCAAATCATTGCAAACAGAAGAACCGGGAATGCATTCTAGATGACGAAGATTCCAGTGCAAAAAGTGcattgttttcattatcgtaCTATTTGTTGTTGGACACCAATATCATTTTAGATCAA attgaTATATTGTCAGAAAATGTCTTTTACAATGTCATTATTTTACAAACTGTTTTGGAAGAAGTACGACATAAAAGCCCAAGtgtttataaaagattaaaagaaatcattgCCGATGTTAGAAGAAGATTTTACATTTTCGTAAACGAACATCACAA aGAAACTTATGTGGAAAGAGTACCCGGTGAAAACATAAATGATCGCAACGATAGAGCCATACGTGTTGCAACAAATTGGTATAATAAGCATTTAAATGTCGACGGccaaaaaattcttattgtCTTATTAACAGATGAtctggaaaataaaaagaaagctgCGCAAGAAAACATTCCTGTCTTTTCAA TGGAAGAATACGTTAGATCATTGGAAAACTCAAGTTTcttattagataaattatccaagaagaattttatattcgaaacaGAAGGACAGGAATTCTTTCCATGTCATTTATCGCCCTCGGAATTGCATTATGGtattaaaaatggaaaatttttccAAGGGACATTTTCAGTAtccaaagaaaattttctcgaaGGAAGCGTTAATGTGGATGGGATAGAAAAATTg ATATTGGTGCAAGGTAGAATGGGTCTTAACAGAGCTATTGACGGTGACATAGTTGCGATAGAACTTCTTCCAGAAGATCAATGGTCAACTCCCAGTGACATTGTATTGCAAGATGAAGACGAGACGGATATATtagacgatgaaaaagaattaaatgatcCATGTATTGTGAAAGAAACTGAAAGAACTCCAACAGGGAAAATAGTGGGTATCATTAGAAGAAAATGGAGGCAATATTGCGGTATCTTACAGCCGAGTATTATTCAGGgg AATGTAAAACATCTTTTTGTACCTGCTGAGAGAAGAATTCCCAAAGTTAGAATAGAAACTAGACAATCCGAATTGTTAAGCAAACAAAGAATTATAGTTGCCATAGATTCATGGCCAAGAAATTCGAGATATCCATTGGGTCATTTTGTACGAGCTTTAGGTAACATTGGCGATAAAGAAACGGAAAATGAAGTGTTGCTTTTAGAGTACGACGTTCCTCACAGCCGATTTTCTGATGTAGTACTCAGCTTCCTTCCAAAAATGCCATGGACTATACcagaaaat GTTATCGCAGAAAGGGAAGATTTTAGGCATTTGGATATTTGTTCCGTAGATCCACCAGGGTGTACTGACATTGATGATGCTTTACATTGTAGATTATTATCAAATGGTAATTATGAAGTTGGCGTTCATATTGCGGatgtatcttattttattaagcCTGGAACAGCTCTGGATAAGGAAGCTGCTTTAAGAGGTACTACGGTATATCTTGTTGATAAAAGGATCTCTATGATACCAG AACTATTAAGTAACAATTTATGCTCTctaagagaaaacgaagataGATTGACTTTCTCTTGTATATGGGAGATGGATTCCTATGCAAATATCATAAGTACTAGGTTTTGTAAGTCCGTGATTTGTTCGCGTCGTGCCATGACCTATGAAGAAGctcaaataaaaatcgatgacgTTAATCAAAATGATGTACTTGCCGAATCGTTGAGAACTTTAAATAACTTtgcaaaaaaattg aaaaaaaaacgaatggaCAAGGG TGCTTTGACCTTGGCTTCACCCGAGATCTATTTGCGAGAAGATAATGAAACTCATGAACCGATTGACGTGCAAGTTAAAAAGTTGAGAGATACAAACTTTATGATTGAAGAATTCATGTTACTTGCAAATATTTCAGTAGCACAAAAAATTATCACAGAATTTCCAGAATGCGCGATGCTTAGGAGGCATCCAGAACCACcgcaaaaaaattttgaaccATTGATTAAAGCTGGAAAAAATCAg GGCTTTGTAATGAATACAAACAGTGGAAAAGAATTAGCTGAATCGTTAGATAAAGCGCAAAAAGAAGACAATCCTTATTTCAATACTATGTTGAGAATTTTGACAACAAGATGCCTGATGCAAGCAGTATATTTCATTAGCGGAATGCATCAACAAAATGAATTCTATCATTATGGATTAGCTACCccaatatatacacatttcaCGTCGCCTATCCGTAG ATATGCGGATATTATAGTACATCGTCTCTTAGCAATATCTATTGGAGCAGATGTTACTTGTTCAGAGTTATTGGATAAACAACAAAGCCACGCATTATGTTATAATTTGAACTATCGAAATAGGATGGCACAGTATGCTGGTCGAGCATCGATTGCATTgaatatacat TTGTTTTTCCGAGAGAAAGTCAAAGACGAAGAAggatatattctttttgtacGAAAGAATGCTCTGCAAGTGCTCATTCCAAAATATGGTTTAGAAGGCAcactttatttaaataaaacagaagCATCTGTTACTTTTACATATAATCGAGAGGATCATTCTCAATCATacggaaatataatatttcgtacATTTGATCTTATTGTAGTGCAGTTAAGTTTAGACAGATCTAACGTTCAACATGAGAAATTGATTTTCAAACTTGTAAAGCCAGAG ATTCCGGGTTTCAGTGTTCCCCCGATAACAACACAACTCGTTGAATCATCTGCTTCTTCTACCATGAAAGTAAACGTAGTAGGtacaatggaaaaaagaaagagtgacaAAATTCTAACGGAGAgctcaaatattaataaaaagaaacataaaagaaggaagaagaactAA